In the Flagellimonas sp. HMM57 genome, one interval contains:
- the argG gene encoding argininosuccinate synthase, with the protein MKKLVLAYSGGLDTSYCAKYLSKEEGYEVHAVSVNTGGFSEQEILNIQQKALELGAKTYTSIDAVSNFYDKVVKYLIFGNVLRNNTYPLSVSAERIVQAIEIVNHAKKIGATSIAHGSTGAGNDQVRFDMIFQILAPEIQIITPIRDNKLSREAEIDYLQHNGIDYSWEKAKYSINKGLWGTSVGGEETLTSHLPLPESAFPSQLEKELPKEVKLTFEKGELIAIDGESASPVENIEKLEAVASKYAIGRDIHVGDTIIGIKGRVGFEAAASLIIIKAHHLLEKHTLSKWQQYQKEQLGNFYGMLLHEGNYLDDVMRNIEAFLTDTQKKVSGDVYITLHPYRFELNGISSKHDLMNASFGSYGEMNKGWTADEAKGFIKILSNSGKIANHVNQKDD; encoded by the coding sequence ATGAAAAAATTAGTTTTAGCCTATAGTGGTGGCCTGGATACTTCATACTGTGCCAAATACCTATCAAAAGAAGAAGGATATGAAGTCCATGCCGTAAGTGTAAATACTGGGGGGTTTTCAGAACAAGAGATTCTGAACATCCAACAAAAAGCGTTGGAATTAGGAGCAAAAACCTATACTTCGATTGATGCGGTTTCCAACTTTTACGATAAAGTAGTCAAGTACCTCATCTTTGGAAATGTACTTCGAAATAATACGTATCCCCTATCCGTAAGTGCAGAACGAATTGTGCAGGCCATAGAGATTGTAAATCATGCTAAAAAAATTGGAGCTACCTCCATCGCCCATGGCAGTACTGGAGCAGGGAACGATCAGGTAAGATTCGATATGATCTTCCAAATATTGGCCCCAGAAATTCAAATAATAACACCGATTCGGGACAATAAACTATCAAGGGAAGCCGAAATTGACTATCTGCAACATAACGGGATTGACTATTCTTGGGAAAAGGCAAAATACTCCATAAACAAAGGATTATGGGGCACTTCTGTTGGTGGTGAAGAAACCCTGACTTCACACCTACCGTTGCCAGAATCAGCATTCCCAAGTCAATTGGAAAAAGAACTCCCTAAAGAAGTTAAACTAACTTTTGAAAAAGGAGAGCTAATAGCAATTGATGGTGAATCTGCTTCACCTGTTGAGAATATTGAAAAACTGGAAGCTGTCGCTTCCAAGTATGCCATTGGAAGAGATATTCATGTAGGTGATACCATTATCGGCATAAAGGGGAGAGTAGGTTTTGAAGCTGCCGCATCGCTCATCATTATAAAAGCGCACCATTTGCTGGAAAAGCACACCCTGAGCAAATGGCAACAATACCAAAAGGAACAATTGGGCAACTTTTACGGTATGCTTTTGCATGAAGGAAATTATTTGGACGACGTTATGCGGAATATTGAAGCTTTCCTAACGGACACCCAGAAAAAAGTATCGGGCGATGTGTACATCACACTCCATCCTTACCGATTTGAACTCAATGGAATCTCTTCAAAACACGATTTAATGAATGCCTCTTTTGGCAGCTATGGTGAAATGAACAAAGGTTGGACAGCAGACGAAGCCAAAGGGTTTATCAAAATCCTTTCAAATTCAGGGAAAATAGCTAACCATGTAAACCAAAAAGATGATTAA
- a CDS encoding GNAT family N-acetyltransferase: protein MKIVIANESHYKYAQIISDTITESAKVRGTGIAQRTPEYIIKRLQNGNAVIALEGEKFAGFCYIEVWGNKNFVANSGLIVHPDFRKQGLAKKIKKAVFELSKEKFPDAKIFGITTGLPVMKMNYELGYKPVTFSELTDDPEFWKGCQTCKNFDILTRTERKMCLCTGMLYDPDANKYKSRKLNGKAFQRLKEMKQNLFLKKKNK from the coding sequence ATGAAAATTGTAATTGCTAACGAATCCCATTATAAATACGCGCAAATCATAAGTGACACCATTACCGAATCTGCAAAAGTTCGAGGTACCGGTATTGCACAACGTACGCCCGAGTACATTATCAAAAGACTACAGAATGGCAATGCGGTAATCGCTTTAGAAGGTGAAAAATTCGCTGGGTTTTGCTATATCGAAGTATGGGGCAACAAGAACTTTGTAGCGAATTCTGGATTAATAGTACATCCTGACTTTAGAAAACAAGGACTCGCCAAGAAAATCAAAAAAGCGGTGTTCGAGCTATCCAAAGAGAAGTTCCCAGATGCCAAAATCTTTGGAATAACCACTGGCCTACCCGTAATGAAGATGAATTATGAATTGGGCTATAAACCAGTAACGTTTTCAGAATTGACGGATGACCCAGAGTTCTGGAAAGGATGCCAGACTTGTAAAAACTTCGATATCCTTACAAGAACAGAGCGTAAAATGTGCCTTTGCACAGGAATGTTATATGACCCTGATGCAAACAAATACAAATCAAGAAAACTGAACGGAAAAGCCTTTCAACGGTTAAAAGAAATGAAACAGAACCTTTTCCTTAAAAAGAAAAATAAATAA
- the mptB gene encoding polyprenol phosphomannose-dependent alpha 1,6 mannosyltransferase MptB: MDSKLLLTFGILFRLVFLITEPNLSQDFYRFIWDGELIKNGVNPYIHLPNTLILDPALPIANAQELYAGMGELSAKHFSNYPPVNQFLFTLSAFVGNGSILGTIITMRLFIILADIGILYFGKKLLQKLNQPSHMIFWYFLNPLVILELTGNLHFEGVMLFFFIWSLYLIKTSKWFLGAPIYAIAILVKLVPVLFLPLFLKYFGFKKSIGFYILTGATCLVLLLPFYNNTFINNYSETVGLWFSNFEFNAGMYNLVKKIGVTYFDAKPWELIKVYGKIVAFSTIIGALLLTFFRKNQQFDTLVVSMLALLSGYYFLSSTLHPWYIVYLLVLCVLTNYRYPILWSFVVILSYYAYSNPEYQENLWLLAIEYILVFGFLIYEIAVKKDKKLYFFKKLRSF; this comes from the coding sequence TTGGACTCTAAATTGCTATTGACCTTTGGGATTCTTTTTCGTCTGGTCTTTTTAATCACCGAACCCAATCTTTCTCAAGATTTTTACCGATTTATATGGGATGGTGAACTCATTAAAAACGGAGTAAACCCATACATTCACTTACCAAATACGCTCATTTTAGACCCTGCCCTGCCTATTGCAAACGCTCAGGAGTTATATGCTGGAATGGGTGAATTGAGTGCAAAACATTTCAGCAATTATCCACCTGTAAATCAATTCCTGTTTACGCTTAGTGCCTTTGTGGGCAATGGAAGTATTCTAGGCACCATCATCACTATGCGCTTGTTCATCATACTCGCGGACATAGGTATCTTATATTTTGGCAAAAAATTACTTCAGAAGTTGAACCAGCCAAGTCATATGATATTTTGGTATTTTCTAAATCCATTGGTCATTCTGGAGTTGACAGGCAACCTTCATTTTGAAGGTGTAATGTTGTTTTTCTTTATTTGGTCACTATATCTAATCAAAACAAGTAAATGGTTTTTGGGCGCTCCAATATATGCCATAGCTATACTGGTAAAACTTGTGCCCGTTCTATTTTTGCCGCTGTTTCTTAAATATTTTGGATTCAAGAAAAGTATTGGATTTTACATTTTGACAGGTGCAACATGCCTTGTTTTATTACTCCCTTTTTACAACAATACTTTTATCAATAATTATTCGGAAACGGTTGGACTTTGGTTTTCCAATTTTGAGTTTAACGCTGGTATGTATAACCTAGTCAAAAAAATAGGAGTTACGTATTTTGATGCCAAACCTTGGGAATTGATTAAGGTATATGGAAAAATAGTTGCATTTTCCACAATAATCGGAGCACTCCTGTTAACATTCTTTAGAAAAAATCAACAGTTTGATACATTGGTTGTTTCTATGCTGGCATTGCTTTCTGGGTACTACTTTTTATCAAGCACCTTGCACCCCTGGTATATTGTGTACTTGCTGGTCCTTTGTGTTCTTACAAACTACAGGTATCCTATCTTATGGTCATTTGTGGTAATATTGAGCTATTATGCCTATTCCAATCCCGAGTATCAAGAAAATCTTTGGCTGTTGGCCATTGAATATATTTTAGTCTTTGGCTTTTTGATTTATGAAATAGCCGTTAAAAAAGACAAAAAGTTATATTTCTTCAAAAAGTTAAGGTCATTCTAG
- a CDS encoding AraC family transcriptional regulator, whose protein sequence is MVYEPQLPEVKRHIDHYWILNSADLLTLNSTHMYAYPGITPDMIIVLEGHYSLSYQGENFRSNRSLLFSFIHEKVHIDFSALKRCIVVKFKSRALSSLKPFIRVGADIIMKNSVAFTEDVFGIGMQKLNDYLKTCVPELLVCTLDSWFAQRYRKEGEGFIVEMSQEVSTDCDLSTIMHTTGYSYSTLERYFKKETGLTPKAFQTLQRFKKVLRELSTTKNQDWQHYVLQYGYYDQSHFIKEMKRFTGNTPSALVQMPSFIKLRPHYS, encoded by the coding sequence ATGGTTTATGAACCACAGCTACCAGAAGTAAAGAGACATATTGACCATTATTGGATTCTGAATAGTGCCGACCTATTAACATTGAATAGCACGCACATGTATGCCTATCCGGGAATAACCCCTGATATGATCATTGTGCTTGAGGGACATTATTCCCTTTCATACCAAGGCGAAAATTTCAGGTCGAACCGAAGTCTTCTCTTTAGTTTTATCCATGAAAAGGTACATATTGATTTTTCAGCTTTGAAACGTTGCATTGTAGTAAAGTTTAAGTCCAGGGCACTTTCATCATTAAAGCCATTTATTCGGGTTGGTGCTGATATCATTATGAAGAACTCGGTAGCGTTTACAGAAGATGTTTTCGGTATTGGAATGCAAAAACTGAATGATTATCTGAAAACGTGTGTCCCGGAATTATTGGTTTGTACATTGGATAGCTGGTTTGCACAACGTTACCGAAAGGAAGGTGAAGGATTTATTGTCGAAATGTCGCAAGAGGTAAGTACAGATTGTGATTTGAGCACTATTATGCATACCACGGGCTACTCGTATTCAACCTTGGAACGTTATTTTAAAAAAGAAACTGGACTGACCCCAAAAGCTTTTCAAACCTTGCAGCGTTTCAAAAAAGTCCTCCGCGAACTTTCAACAACAAAGAACCAAGATTGGCAGCATTATGTTTTACAATATGGATACTATGATCAGAGCCATTTTATCAAAGAAATGAAAAGGTTTACGGGGAATACTCCATCAGCTTTGGTTCAAATGCCCAGTTTCATAAAACTACGCCCTCATTATAGTTGA
- a CDS encoding serine hydrolase → MKHGLLVLILAASTFAPLDCDAQVKDHNIALQKILDKACKKKSNTIIGVSSSVKSPELQIDFTGSSGFDSKEKTMPLHAKQPFRIASVTKVFVAAAIMRLHEQQRISIEDPITKYISNAHIKLLQDGGYAPASITVRHCLNHTSGLYDYAVGGEEYIAEARKDPKKRWTRTEQIKFAMDHGKPHAPPGQEEHYSDTGYVLLGEILERQTNSGLAESLRTLLNFDVLGMSSTYLESLEERPEGLLNNVKRYMGELDASNWDNSVDLYGGGGLVSTTEDLTLFLQALFNGRIFEKEDTLDIMLLKKDYSANGEALPNQRLGFTSVVGEKTGLTAYLHTGFWGTVFMHIPEYNCSIAINYTYDGDSDAIQQTVDYVLGLGKKKE, encoded by the coding sequence ATGAAACACGGTTTACTAGTTTTGATTTTGGCAGCGTCAACCTTTGCGCCCTTAGATTGTGATGCCCAAGTCAAAGATCACAACATAGCTTTACAGAAGATTTTGGACAAGGCCTGTAAGAAGAAAAGCAATACGATTATTGGAGTTTCTTCGAGTGTAAAGTCTCCCGAACTCCAAATTGATTTTACCGGGAGCAGTGGTTTTGACAGCAAGGAAAAAACAATGCCTTTACATGCGAAACAACCTTTCCGAATTGCAAGTGTGACCAAGGTGTTTGTGGCCGCAGCTATTATGCGTCTTCACGAACAGCAACGTATTTCAATTGAAGACCCCATTACTAAATATATCTCTAATGCTCATATCAAATTGTTGCAGGACGGGGGCTATGCACCCGCAAGCATTACGGTGCGCCATTGCCTGAATCATACGAGTGGACTTTATGATTATGCGGTAGGAGGGGAAGAGTATATCGCTGAGGCAAGAAAGGATCCAAAGAAACGATGGACACGCACCGAGCAAATCAAGTTTGCCATGGATCATGGAAAGCCACATGCTCCCCCAGGTCAAGAAGAGCACTATAGTGATACGGGATACGTTCTTTTGGGTGAAATTTTGGAACGACAAACCAATTCTGGTCTTGCGGAAAGTTTGCGAACGCTCTTGAATTTTGATGTATTGGGGATGTCATCTACATATTTGGAAAGTCTTGAAGAACGTCCAGAAGGACTTTTGAACAATGTAAAACGATATATGGGCGAACTGGATGCTTCCAATTGGGATAACTCTGTTGATCTTTATGGCGGGGGTGGCTTGGTATCGACCACGGAAGATTTAACTCTTTTTCTTCAGGCCTTATTTAATGGTAGAATATTCGAAAAAGAGGATACACTGGACATTATGTTGTTAAAAAAGGATTACTCGGCCAACGGAGAAGCACTTCCGAATCAACGATTAGGATTTACCAGTGTTGTTGGTGAAAAAACCGGCTTAACAGCATACCTACATACGGGCTTCTGGGGTACTGTTTTTATGCATATTCCGGAATACAATTGCAGTATTGCAATAAACTATACGTATGACGGTGATAGTGATGCTATACAACAAACTGTGGATTATGTGCTGGGATTGGGTAAAAAGAAGGAGTAA
- a CDS encoding GyrI-like domain-containing protein, translating to MTNTKKDALTIVGIAVRTSNKPGKGDKDIPQLWGRFMAENVINRIPNKVDNTIYAIYTDYEGDHTQPYTIVIGCNVHSLDNIPEDFTVKMVPASNYAQFTAKGDLTKGAVINTWMEIWNTDLKRTFTTDIEVYDDRAVDPTNGVAEILVATT from the coding sequence ATGACAAACACTAAAAAAGACGCATTGACCATTGTTGGCATAGCGGTAAGAACTTCAAACAAACCTGGTAAAGGAGACAAAGATATTCCGCAATTGTGGGGAAGGTTTATGGCAGAAAACGTGATAAACCGTATTCCAAACAAAGTGGACAACACCATTTATGCCATATACACGGATTACGAAGGAGACCATACCCAGCCCTATACCATAGTCATAGGTTGTAATGTTCACAGTTTGGATAATATTCCCGAAGACTTTACCGTAAAAATGGTTCCTGCATCGAACTACGCACAGTTCACCGCTAAAGGAGACCTGACCAAAGGTGCCGTTATCAATACCTGGATGGAAATATGGAATACAGATTTGAAACGAACTTTTACAACTGATATTGAAGTCTATGATGACAGAGCAGTAGACCCAACCAATGGTGTAGCCGAAATCTTAGTGGCCACAACCTAA
- a CDS encoding YafY family protein, which yields MEEKPRLARLTAILTQLQSSRIVTAKTLADKHNVSIRTIYRDIRTLEKSGVPIITEEGKGYSMMEGYQLPPVMFTEDEANALITAEQLILKNKDASFVQNYSDAILKIKALLKGSQKDKASLLKDRIYFTDNFSRQTTSSYLMQIQSALTNFQVLNIEYLSLGNKSTNRDIEPFALYSTQEKWLLIAYCRLRKAFRVFRIDHIQKVANTYEVFESHNMSLEEYYKSYDRYNGNDSDYKNQ from the coding sequence ATGGAAGAGAAACCACGTTTAGCAAGATTGACAGCCATATTAACACAATTACAGTCCTCTAGAATTGTAACGGCCAAAACACTTGCGGACAAGCATAACGTTAGCATTAGGACAATTTATAGGGACATACGGACTTTAGAGAAATCCGGGGTGCCCATCATTACCGAAGAAGGTAAGGGATATAGTATGATGGAAGGCTACCAACTGCCACCTGTAATGTTTACAGAAGATGAAGCCAATGCGTTGATTACCGCGGAACAGCTCATTCTTAAGAACAAGGACGCTTCTTTTGTCCAGAATTATTCCGATGCCATTCTAAAAATAAAGGCGCTGCTAAAGGGTTCGCAAAAAGACAAGGCAAGTCTTCTCAAAGACCGAATCTATTTTACCGATAATTTTTCACGCCAAACAACAAGTAGTTATCTTATGCAGATTCAATCGGCATTGACAAATTTCCAAGTCTTAAATATTGAGTACCTCTCCTTGGGCAATAAATCCACCAATCGAGATATAGAACCCTTTGCTTTATACAGTACCCAGGAAAAATGGTTGCTCATTGCGTATTGCAGGCTTCGCAAGGCGTTTAGGGTATTTCGAATCGACCATATCCAAAAAGTCGCGAATACTTACGAAGTATTTGAATCGCACAATATGAGTTTGGAAGAGTATTATAAGTCGTATGACAGATATAATGGAAATGATTCCGACTACAAGAATCAATAA
- a CDS encoding cellulose synthase family protein — MGLTIAFIIIAIYSTALVLIFCYSLAQLNLLVNYLSNKRKNEEAPKFNLLDPKEIPFVTIQLPIYNEEYVMERLLENISKIEYPKSKLEIQVLDDSTDDTVIDTAKRIEGLQKTGLDITHIRRENRQGFKAGALKEGLEIAKGDFVAIFDADFLPESDWLKKTVPYFKDEEIGVVQTRWGHINRDYSTLTRIQAFALDAHFTLEQVGRNSKGHFINFNGTAGIWRKDCILDAGNWEGDTLTEDLDLSYRAQLKNWKFKYLEDVETPAELPVVISAARSQQFRWNKGGAENFRKTVWSVITAKNIPFKTKFHGVMHLLNSSMFLCVFIVALLSIPMLYIKNSYGHLGWVFEVTSFFIVSTIILFICYWFTYKSIQGSGFDNFIDYIKLFFTFFSVALGFSLHNTVAVLEGHMGKRSEFVRTPKFNINNLTDSWKGNKYLAKKLSPNMILEFALMIYFLFGMYSAVPLNDYGLFPFHLMLFLGFGFVFFKSLTAKA; from the coding sequence ATGGGACTTACCATCGCTTTTATTATCATCGCTATTTACAGTACGGCCTTAGTTTTAATTTTTTGCTACAGCTTGGCCCAGTTAAATCTTTTGGTTAACTATCTCAGCAACAAAAGAAAGAACGAAGAGGCACCAAAATTCAATCTCTTAGATCCAAAAGAAATTCCATTTGTCACCATTCAACTTCCCATCTACAATGAAGAGTATGTTATGGAGCGCCTTTTGGAGAATATCTCGAAAATAGAATACCCAAAAAGTAAACTGGAAATCCAGGTCTTGGATGACTCTACAGATGATACGGTTATTGATACGGCCAAAAGAATCGAAGGGCTCCAAAAAACAGGACTAGACATCACACACATACGCAGAGAGAACCGACAAGGTTTTAAAGCAGGTGCCCTAAAAGAAGGTTTAGAGATTGCAAAAGGTGATTTTGTCGCCATTTTCGATGCTGATTTTCTTCCTGAAAGCGATTGGTTGAAAAAAACAGTTCCTTATTTTAAAGATGAAGAAATAGGTGTTGTCCAAACAAGATGGGGTCACATTAACAGAGATTACTCAACACTTACAAGAATACAGGCATTTGCGCTTGATGCACATTTTACGCTTGAACAAGTAGGACGTAATTCCAAAGGGCACTTTATCAACTTTAACGGTACTGCTGGAATCTGGAGAAAAGATTGCATTTTAGATGCAGGGAACTGGGAAGGAGATACACTAACGGAAGATTTAGATTTAAGCTACCGTGCCCAGTTGAAAAATTGGAAGTTCAAGTACTTGGAAGATGTTGAAACCCCGGCAGAGCTTCCCGTGGTCATCAGTGCTGCACGATCGCAACAATTCCGTTGGAACAAAGGTGGTGCTGAAAACTTTAGAAAAACGGTTTGGAGTGTAATTACCGCCAAAAACATTCCTTTTAAAACAAAGTTTCACGGCGTAATGCACTTATTGAACAGCTCTATGTTCCTGTGTGTTTTCATCGTTGCGCTTTTAAGTATTCCTATGCTCTATATCAAAAATAGCTATGGTCACTTAGGGTGGGTTTTTGAGGTAACAAGTTTCTTTATTGTAAGTACCATTATCCTCTTCATTTGTTACTGGTTTACCTATAAAAGTATACAGGGCAGTGGATTTGATAACTTTATAGATTACATCAAACTCTTTTTTACGTTTTTCTCCGTAGCATTGGGCTTTTCGTTGCACAATACCGTTGCTGTTTTGGAAGGACACATGGGGAAACGTAGTGAATTTGTGCGAACACCAAAATTTAATATCAATAACCTAACAGATAGCTGGAAAGGCAACAAATACTTGGCCAAGAAGTTATCACCAAACATGATTTTGGAATTTGCGTTGATGATCTATTTCTTATTTGGCATGTACAGTGCTGTGCCGTTAAATGATTATGGACTCTTTCCTTTTCATTTGATGTTGTTCCTAGGTTTTGGTTTTGTCTTCTTTAAATCGTTGACGGCAAAAGCGTAG
- a CDS encoding glycosyltransferase family 2 protein encodes MADIKVIIPAVNEADSIGKVVSELPKSVSEIIVVDNGSTDSTVINAEKAGATVLTENQRGYGFACLKGMDYIAKQSKSPDIIVFIDGDYSDYPEELDKVVAPILNDNMDLVIGARKKELREPGSMTFPQIFGNELATSLMRLFFGAKFTDLGPFRAIKYNKLKALQMQDKTYGWTVEMQLKAIRKKLNYTEVPVRYKKRIGVSKVSGTIKGAIFAGIKILGWIFKYSIK; translated from the coding sequence ATGGCAGATATTAAAGTCATCATTCCCGCAGTAAATGAAGCGGATTCCATAGGAAAAGTTGTGTCCGAACTTCCAAAATCCGTCTCGGAAATTATAGTCGTGGACAATGGATCTACCGATAGCACCGTTATTAATGCAGAAAAAGCTGGAGCGACCGTATTAACGGAAAACCAACGCGGATATGGCTTTGCCTGTTTAAAGGGAATGGATTACATAGCCAAACAATCCAAATCACCGGATATCATCGTATTTATCGACGGAGACTATTCCGATTATCCCGAAGAGCTGGATAAAGTAGTTGCTCCAATCTTAAATGACAATATGGATTTAGTAATCGGTGCACGAAAAAAGGAACTACGGGAACCAGGCTCAATGACATTCCCCCAAATATTTGGCAATGAACTGGCCACATCGTTGATGCGCTTATTTTTTGGAGCAAAATTTACCGATTTAGGTCCCTTTAGAGCTATCAAATACAATAAGCTCAAAGCACTGCAAATGCAGGATAAAACATATGGTTGGACAGTGGAAATGCAACTGAAAGCCATACGTAAAAAACTGAACTACACAGAAGTACCAGTACGTTATAAAAAGAGAATAGGTGTCTCAAAAGTTTCAGGAACCATAAAAGGTGCTATATTTGCAGGCATAAAAATTCTAGGTTGGATTTTTAAATACAGTATTAAATAA
- a CDS encoding toxin-antitoxin system YwqK family antitoxin, translating to MLRFSFLFLLVFLVNTNKKYHREYHNNGILKAQGWKVGDSKEKFWKYYFSNGKIMEQGHYKMNLREGYWYFHDENGKLEMEGHFKKGKKVKWWLFYDENEKVDHKCQLQNGVKNGYCLKYVDEELKSAEKYKNGKKIKEWFSFSGFKKENKLSDLK from the coding sequence ATGTTACGTTTTAGTTTTCTGTTTCTTTTGGTATTCTTGGTCAACACCAATAAAAAGTACCATCGTGAATATCACAACAATGGTATTCTTAAAGCTCAGGGTTGGAAGGTTGGTGATTCCAAGGAAAAATTCTGGAAATACTACTTCTCCAACGGTAAAATCATGGAACAAGGCCATTATAAAATGAATTTGCGTGAAGGCTACTGGTATTTCCACGACGAAAATGGGAAACTTGAAATGGAAGGTCATTTCAAAAAGGGAAAAAAAGTAAAATGGTGGCTTTTCTACGACGAAAATGAAAAAGTGGATCATAAGTGCCAGCTACAAAATGGCGTTAAAAACGGATATTGTCTCAAGTACGTTGACGAAGAATTAAAATCTGCGGAGAAATACAAAAACGGAAAAAAAATAAAAGAATGGTTTAGCTTTAGCGGTTTCAAAAAAGAAAATAAATTGTCCGATTTAAAGTAA
- a CDS encoding 4Fe-4S dicluster domain-containing protein, producing the protein MSTYDRSMALAGQPPKEISRNQKIATLIGLSGLAIILLAAFNVSFPNKALWLSISMAAITTGTIWFSWEAYSKKLPGIKNDGVWFKSISSQGFWGWIAGIALTAFYIVLYFYPEYLGLVKDGENKGVIALFDPLSRMLSGNPASQWFVYGTLYTVAILAFGIKFMWKYRHNRYERIRTMSVMFFQTAFAFIIPELMARLNGDKILNGGSLPYYDLKNVWPLNYYNFEGYRIKSFLSSGDIGFALLIFGILSVFVITPILTYKYGKRWYCSWVCGCGGLAETAGDSFRQLSDKTVKAWNIERWVVHSVVVFVTLMTTAVIYSYLGTDTSKYWLTKSTFLIGVAVLLTVVFTLVMVFKRKELQKDAQYGAIGYFVIIMALIGMHFFSGDGNVFLFKSETLRKSYSFLIGSIFSGVIGTGFYPILGNRVWCRFGCPMAAMMGFQQRLFSKFRITTNGGQCISCGNCSTYCEMGIDVRAYAQKGENIVRSSCVGCGICSAVCPRGVLKLENGPLQGRIDSNQVLLGNDVDLMTLVNKK; encoded by the coding sequence ATGAGCACTTACGATAGAAGCATGGCCTTAGCAGGTCAACCGCCTAAGGAAATCAGTAGAAATCAAAAAATAGCCACGCTTATTGGTCTGTCGGGCCTGGCGATCATTTTATTGGCAGCCTTCAATGTTAGCTTTCCCAACAAAGCACTGTGGCTTAGTATTTCAATGGCTGCCATTACTACTGGAACAATTTGGTTCTCTTGGGAAGCCTATTCGAAAAAACTTCCTGGGATAAAAAACGATGGTGTTTGGTTCAAATCCATTTCAAGCCAAGGCTTTTGGGGGTGGATAGCTGGGATAGCCTTGACTGCATTTTATATTGTACTTTATTTTTATCCAGAGTATTTAGGTTTGGTAAAAGATGGTGAAAACAAAGGTGTCATTGCTCTTTTTGACCCGTTAAGCAGAATGCTCAGTGGAAACCCAGCAAGCCAATGGTTTGTTTATGGAACGCTATATACCGTTGCCATTCTAGCCTTTGGAATCAAGTTCATGTGGAAATATCGCCATAACCGATATGAGCGAATACGTACCATGAGCGTGATGTTCTTTCAAACGGCCTTTGCATTCATTATCCCCGAGTTGATGGCACGTTTAAATGGTGACAAAATTCTAAATGGGGGAAGCTTGCCATACTACGATTTAAAAAACGTTTGGCCCTTAAACTATTACAATTTTGAAGGGTATCGTATAAAGAGCTTTTTGAGCTCTGGTGATATCGGATTCGCCTTATTGATTTTTGGTATACTTTCCGTTTTTGTGATTACGCCTATCCTCACCTATAAATATGGTAAACGATGGTATTGCTCATGGGTCTGCGGTTGTGGCGGTCTGGCAGAAACTGCAGGGGATTCTTTTAGACAGCTAAGCGATAAAACCGTAAAGGCATGGAACATAGAACGCTGGGTAGTCCATAGTGTGGTTGTTTTTGTAACCTTGATGACGACAGCAGTAATTTATTCTTACTTGGGTACAGATACCAGCAAGTACTGGCTTACCAAAAGCACCTTTTTAATTGGTGTAGCTGTATTATTGACCGTTGTTTTTACACTGGTAATGGTATTTAAGCGCAAAGAACTTCAAAAAGATGCACAGTACGGCGCTATTGGGTATTTTGTAATTATAATGGCACTTATTGGGATGCATTTTTTCAGTGGGGATGGCAATGTCTTTTTATTCAAATCGGAAACACTTCGCAAATCCTATTCATTTTTAATAGGAAGTATTTTTTCTGGCGTAATCGGTACAGGTTTCTATCCAATTTTGGGAAATAGGGTCTGGTGCAGATTTGGTTGTCCCATGGCAGCAATGATGGGTTTTCAACAGCGGTTATTTTCAAAATTCCGAATTACTACGAACGGAGGCCAATGCATTTCCTGTGGTAATTGCTCCACGTATTGTGAAATGGGTATCGATGTGCGCGCCTATGCACAAAAGGGAGAAAATATTGTTAGGTCTAGCTGCGTAGGTTGTGGTATTTGTTCTGCCGTATGTCCAAGAGGAGTGCTAAAATTAGAAAACGGACCATTACAAGGCCGTATCGATAGTAACCAAGTTTTATTGGGCAATGATGTTGATTTAATGACACTTGTGAACAAAAAATAA